CAAAGGGCTGAGGATATTCTCGCACATGTTTGGTAATAATAATCCCATCTTTCTTTCTTGTTCCTCGGTCCTCCCATTTGAAGAACAACttcaaaaaaaatagaaaaaaacaaTCAGGGCCCAACCCCTCCCATTTGAAGAACAACTTcaaaaaaaaaatagaaaaaaacaaTTAGGGCCCAACCGGGTTCGAACCGGTGACCTATTGATCTGCAGTCAATTGCTCTACCACTGAGCTATGGACCCATTTTATGAATGATTTGATACATCATTCTACTCAAAGTATTGTGCTTATGGCTATGAGACATCACAGAAATTAATGAATGTAATTCCTACTCACACATGAACTGTTGCTCTCCTGCAGCTCAAAAGGAACATGAGATGGAAATTGGGTTCCCTACAGATGTAAAGCATGTGGCTCACATAGGGTTGGGCACCAGTGACACATCTCCAAGCTGGGTAAACATGCAAATAACTTGAAGGCCTTTTCAAATTATCTTCCTTTAGATCATCAGACTTTATTATGCCATCATATTTTGAGTCTATCTATTGCCTTCTAGTATTGCCGCTGATGGGTAATGTGCATTGTTCATTTTAGATGAATGAGTTCAAGTCAGCAGAAGATTTATCTGCAGGCTCTCTGAGCACAGCTGAGCAGTCAAGGCAAACTTCTTGGACCTCTACAGGTAATTAGCATCCTCTCATTTATCTCTGTCAAGAGTTAAATAAATTCAACATTCAAAAAAGACATAAATATATTCAGAAAGGGATAAAGTTTCATTCAGGGGTAATCCCTGGTTTTCCACTGTAAAAGTTTCACATCCCTTGTATGTCACTCACATGTGGGCCTGGACCGGACCCACCTTGTCAGTGTCATGACGACGGATTTGTATATAAATTAAAACATATCGACACATTACCTATATAAGACCATGGGGCTGCATGCAtcactctgatgcagaggccCGGGAGTAATCCTTCTTTTCTAAAAAAACCTATATAGGACTATGCCTCTGTTATTGCAAAATCTGCATGACTAATCATTAATGTGCATAAGCATGAGAATCTTCCTGAGCTGTTTTCTAATGATCAGTAGTAGTGGCGTAGCACTACACAGTTTCCCAATTGGTTGCCTCCATGTTTACTAGGTGCTGACCAGCAGTATTTTATGTCTGCAGACTTTGAGCCAGCAAGATCCATGCTGCCAACTGAGATTAATTTCCCAGACAGACCAGCACAAGAGTCCTCCTCCTGCCCCCCAAGAGGCCCCAGGAaggcaaggaggaagaagaccaggaCATCTTCCCCTACCTCCTCTGCAAGATCATCTTCCTCGAGGTCGAGGGCCTCCTTCGCGACGGCGTTCGACGATTTCAACGAGTCGCAAAGAGGGCTTCGGGTCGTGTAGAAACCTTGTGTGACCACCTTGCATATAATACAATGTTTCTGGTTTAGGGAGGGAGGTGATTTGTGAATTGCTTTATTCTTTGTCCAGTTTAACGGATGGTTGGAAATGCAAAAGTAAGTTGGAAGTTGATCAATGTTTGTCCATAAAGCTTTGGTATCACACAATCACAGATCTTGTTTCACATTGTTTTTCAAGACACGTAACTGTAAAAAAGTGCTAATCAAAGGCATGCCTACCAGAGTAATGTCAATGATCATGACATGTTGTGGACTAAGCATGAGACCAGCAGGCCCTGTGAACTGTTTGTTTTCCACGCCACCAGGACAAACGTGCTACTGACCGACATGATGAGATGCAGAGATGGTTCATCATGCCCGTCACTTTGTTCAAGAGCCATGTACTTCCTTCAGAGAACATCATGGCTGACATTATGGGCTGCCACATTGGTCAGCTAGCTTTGGTCAGCATTTTGCAATCAGGTCAGTAACAATCTGCCTGTTGTGGTTATGTAGCTGCAGCCTGTCTTCCTTGAACAGTGTGAAGCATATTTTTTGGATATATTACTCAAAAAGAGATGGTTTATAAGGTCAGGCAGATGCAGGGAAGATAGGTAATAACCTCGCCAAAACATTGCGAGAATCTTATCATCGGCCTCATTGGACCTATGAGTGTGACCATAAGGTAAAGTGAGGCAAGGAATATATTATATGAATAATAGCATCAGCATCAACTATCAAGTAGGAGTAGACAGCAAGAATCCTGTGCTATGCGGCGCTTACCGAAAAGAAGAGCCTTCTTACAAGGAGATCAAAAGATGACTTTTTTGAAGGATTCCTTTTTCACCATATTTGGGAGAAGCATGGGGTTTCAGGCTGAAGCTGGCTTCACGCTCCATTACCGTTGGAGCTCGCATCGCGGTTTGAGCCTTCTAGTCTTTATGACCACGCTCTGCCACGTTTAGCTAGGAGGCTTTATTACCTGGATATactaagactagccacaatgggtagtaacataaagTAGTAACATCgacatgttactagtctatattACTATCTCTATAGTgcggagtaacatatgtgtgatAGTAACATGgagcacttcatttattaggctatagacacatcttgccttgatatgtgtgatgttactactactactagtaactagctatgttaccactttccactctttcttcatttattacttgccacatcatctattttatctagatatgtgtgatgttactacctatgttactcccattgtgaGTAGTCTAACCAAcgctgtactagttttcttactTTGAGAAACGCTGTACTGGTTGGACCGAACAGTGTGCATTGTTCGTCCATAGTTGTACTAGTAAATCACCCTATAAAAATTAGACACTGCTCCGTGGTTTGGGAAAAAAAAACTTTCGTTTTCTCTGTTCGTCTCAGGGAGTTTCACCGGAGTTTTGTAGAAAATTCACATTAAAAATTTATTTGCAAAGAATTAGGAAAATGGATTGTTCAGAGAGTGGGGGCTGGAATTTTTGGAAAGTTTCAGTCAGTTTTTGTCCTCGCCATTACATACTGCAAAACTAAAAAACAAATAAATTAAATTAAGCAATATACTAAAAATAACAAAATGATACTCCATAAAAGTAACTGAAGCGCCATTGGAGAAAAAGTGGCTGGAACCTAAAATAAGAACGGAAATGTTAACCAGCGAACGTTCGCTGGGGGCACCTGCATTTTAGCAAGTCAGTTACGGAAAAACAAATCGTATGTTTCAAAGTTCAAACAGGGAATGAAAAAAGATTTCTACGTGTCCGACCAAATCGATCAAGCCTTTGCTAATCAGGATTCAGGCATCTCGTCGACCAACTTAACGGGACCCTGACGGCAACGCAGAGTGCGTGCATCCTAttcctcgtcgtcgtcgttgcACGGTGACTGACCGACCATAACGTGTCGCGCCCCTAGTGCCAGAGCACGAAAACCCCCATGGAGAACGACGTTGCCCATATGCAGGAGCCAACACCCAAGGACTTTTACCGGCGCACAAGCCATGAATATATGCCTGTGCCACTCCGCAAAGGCTCCGTCAGCTCAGCTGCAGCAGAGCAGTGCAGAGCACAGCAGAGAGGACGCCATTGCAGCCAGGGCAAGCACAAAGACAGCTCGAAAACTTCGGCGAGAGATATAGTTCGGCTAGCTCAAGGTGTCCATGGAAAGCAAGGCACCCCGTGGGTACTAGAGCTCGTGAGGGGGCGTCGATCGAGGACTACAAATAGCCGGCGGCCTCAAGCTCTTACATCTCATCGAGCAGAGGAAGAAGCACCTGTGCAATCTTGATCGGTCGTGTGACTGTCTAGCTAGGGAGTTAATTTGGTTTTGCAGTGATGGCGAAGGGTGCTGGCTACGGGCTTGGGTTCGCGTGCTTCGCTCTTGTGGCGGCCATGGCCGGCGCGGCGCAGTTCAAGGTCGGCGGCGACAGCGGGTGGAGCGTGGCCGGCGCCAGCAAGGAGTCGTACAACACTTGGGCGATGAAGAACAGGTTCCAGGTCGGAGACACACTAGGTAATCCTGACACGGTCGAACACCTTCGCCAAGGATCAAGATTTCGTACGCCATGACCATGATGAGACATTGGATCTCACTTCTTGATGTGTTATTCATGGTGGTTTTGTGCTTGTGTAGTGTTCGTGTACCCCAAGGACAAGGACTCGGTGCTGGTGGTGCAGCCGGCGGACTACAACGCCTGCAACACGTCGTCGTACGACAAGAAGTTCGCCGACGGCAACACCGTCTTCGCCCTGGACCACGCCGGCGCCTTCTTCTTCGTCAGCGGCGTCGAGGCCAACTGCCGCGCCAACGAGAAGCTCATCGTCATGGTCCTCGCCGGCCGCAACGGCACAGGCacggccgccgctccgccgcctTCGTCGCCCGCCGCTCCGGCACCGGCAACGTCGTCTCCGCCTCCGGCCGCTTCCAGCCCGCCGCCTGCGACGCCCCCCTCACCACTCCCCGCGGCGCCCGCTCCTAGCGCGCCTAGTCCCACCTCGGCTCCTCCTCCCGCCTCCGCTTCCGCCCCGCCACCGGCCTCTTCCCCTGCATCTGCTCCTCCGACCTCGTCGCCGACTGCTCCGGCGTCCCCGCCGCTTCCCACTCCGTCGGCCCCGACTGGTGCCCCGCCGATGGCGCCCTCAGCGAACGCTCCGGCAGGCGCGGACGGAGGAAGTACGAACTCAACGGGCACGTCATCATCCCCGCCCCCCGCCGGCTCCAACGAGCAGAACGGCGCCACGCTCACGGTTACCGGCGCCGCGGGTCTCGCCGGCTCGGCCGCGGCCTGCATCGTCGGCTACGCCATGCTCGCTCTGTGAAGCGTGACCGGAGAAGGGCGACTACTACAACTACAGTAACTACTGTACTGACTAAGACGAGTGATCTGTGTGTGCAACTGTGCATCGACTATCGATTGACCTCTTTGTATTGTATACGTATTGGTTTTCCATCGGATGAAATAATAAAGAAACGACGAGATTCTTGGGAAAAGCGATCGAGCTCGCAGGGCGATGCCTCGCCGGCGATGCAGGGGAAGCCGGGAAAGAGAGGCAAGCGGTAGTCGCGGCGTGCGCGATCGCCCGGTGCCCTGATCGATGAGTTTGTGCATGGGACTGCTGCATGGGTCGGGCCCAATAACGCAgtttcttttccttttccttttttcgtTTCGTTTTTCCTCTTTCCCCCCATTTTTTACTTTTGTTTTTCATTTGATATTTCGCATAAAACACAGGAGTATTTTATGACATTCATGAACACTCTTTTTCAACGTGTGAATGTTCAAAAATATGAGCATCCATTAGACATATATATACACTTATTTCATACTAGCACAAAAGTCGTGTGTTGCAACAGAAAAGAAATTGACATGTCCATCAAAAAGTCCACCAGatgcgaaccaacctgtggttggatggtttgTGGGACTGTGGTATCTctagcccaccagggttcaagtcctgatGCTCGTatttattcctggatttatttcaggattttcagTGATGGGCATTGAGGGGGAGAAGACGTTCCCCTCAACAACGAGATgtctatggtgacttcgtaaatttcaaggtAATACATCGactcagtctttcggaggtgctcataggggtagggtgtgcgtgtatGCGTTTATAGATGTGAGTATATGCGCGTGTAAATGAGCGCTTGCGTCTTTATTGTGTTAAAGAAAAGTCTGTCCACCGGATCGACACGATGGCAAAAAAGCGCATGGCGAGATTTAGTGATTTGAGGGaataaaacaacatacaaccaTCGCCGGTGAACATTTAATCGGGTCTTTCTCTCTTAGTACGTTTTTCTTTATTTGATGCCACAAGCCTCATGGGTCTTTACATGGTATTAAGGCCTTTGCTTTCGTCCTCCACAAGAAAAGACCCCAGGCTTTTCTCCTCCTCCCGTCGACGTTGTCACCGGTCAGGACCATCTTTGATGGCCGACGGGAGGGACCCCGTCCTCGTTCTTGTTATGGTCATCGTCTTGGTTGGGGCTTTGTGGTGGCGGTGATGTCCCTCAGTAGGAATAATATCTCCCACGTTCTATCCCCGTGTCGATGGTGCGTCTAGCGTCGtcggagggcgtgtggaggtgtgtctccgtcGGATCTCGCGTGATTCAGTCGGTGCTGGTATTCGATGGATCTGTTTGGATCCGGTCTTCGTTCGTCTTTGTTTGGGTCTTTGCAGGTTTGATCCTTCTGATATACGACTTTCATCATTGACAATGGCTGCTGCTCTGGTCCGCTAGTTCTATGGGGCCTTAGCATGATGATTTctcgactgtctactacaacaatatttgtccggctccggcgaggcaGGGACGATGACGACGACGCGCTTTCGGCTCGCTCCATGCTTGTGGTCGTCGCTAGGTGGCCCATGGCCCACGCACTTTCAGCTCGCTCCTCTGGTGTTCTttgtactaccatgattgaagataaatagattgaaagtttttgATGCAAAAAAAAGCCTCATGGGTATTTTCTCTCCTTTTTATTACATTCGGTTCTTTCTTTATCTCATATGCAACCAGAACCCACTTTTTATAAACCATGGTCTTCCTCTCAATCTCATCCCATTCTCGCGAACCAACCCAtagttggatggttaggaggcaAGTCGTATCCCCAGCTCACCAGGGTTAAAGTCTTATATTTCAGGTCTTCTGGTGATGTGCGTTTAGTGGGAGGAGACATTCTCGTCGACTACGAAGGCGTTTTGatgacttcgtcaatctcaagatgatatgtcgGCTCGGTCTCTCacaggtgctcataggggtagagTGTGCATGCGGGCGCTCATAGGAGTGAATGTATGTGCGTATGTAGGAGGGTCTGCATCTGTACCGTGTTCAAAAACCCATCACATTGTCTCTGTTAAACACTTAAAACATGAACGCGGGTTGATTAACCAAAATTACAGGAGCGTTTTTTAAAACAACAAAACTTTTTCCTATTGAACACGTAAAACAAGATCGCGGGTTGATTAACTCAAACTAAGGGTGATTTATGCAAAATTTCCAACAGATGGGCAGAAGTACCATTCCCTTTATTAGTAGGGGCAGATAGACAAggaatttttaaaaaaattaaaactaCAAAACAAATTCAAACATCTAAACATTTTTTTCTTGCAGCACATTAACACATTCTTTTCACCATAGAACATTTAGTGAAAACTATGACCATTTTATATATGTGTGAACATTTGTTTTCACTTACTTTGTTTACTGGAGCagtaagataaatatattttccAAGTCTTACGTAAAAAATACCAgtgttttatttttcttttcttatttTCCTATCTTTTCCCCCACTTTTGCTTTCACATTTCATTTCTTTTTTACTTTGTTCTTTTGGGCCAAATATATGAATATTCTTATGACATGCATGAACACTCTTTTTTCATATGCGACCAAAAGATGAACAAACTATTCGACATACATGCATTTACTAtaagtaagaacatcacccagAAGGCCCAAAAAGGATTTAACGCCCAATTACACATGTCTACATCATGCAGAAAAAAAGGTCATTTCTTTAGTTTTATGTTTTTATATTTCAATATTAATATTAGtggatttttcaaaattttatTTACCATTTCAAGTAGTGAtttaaacgctcttatatttctttacagagggagtacctcTTATTTGTATATTGTGATACCATTTTTCTTATTATGTTTACcaatcatgaatatttttcaaaatacattttagatatatggatattttattttctttttatttactATTACTTTATTTTTAAATAGTTGTTTTTCTGGTACATGGAATTTCTGGGATAAGGCATGACATTAATTGTCAAACAAAAATTCATTTTCATATCGTGGACATTTTTTCAAATAGAAACTTCTTTTCTAATACTTGAATAGTTGTTTTGTTTACATACATAAACAATTATATTAGCATAAGTGAATACTTATTTTTTGCAACACATATCATTTGTTTTATTTTAAATGACTTATAAAATCAGTAGAAAGTAAATATAAATATCCATGTTTTTagaataaagtaaaaatagttgTTGGTGGACCGCACTAAATGTGGCCCATGGAGGTCCGTTGGGGGTCAAGGCCACAACAAATAGGAGCACGCTGCTAATCCATGGCGTCAGTTTCTCAAAAACAATATGCTAATCCAGGAGAGCTCCTATGTAGGCGTCGTGCAGAGAGATGATCAACATTTTCTAGAAGCCCTTTATCCTCTTGGAAGGCGAGGGACGCGAGTAGACCTCAATCAATTGGGATGACTACAAGGTGCCAAAGAATGTTCCCAAGTGTCGTCTCCGTGCGACCAATGAAATGTCCACCATGAACATCAATGGAGGAAACTTCATGGCAAGGTTCATTATTACCTTCAAGTTATTAGACACGACTCTATCTTTGTCTTGAGCAATTGAATCACTAAGATAATTTTACTAGACTCCACCTTTGTCTTATGAAGCACTAAGATTATTTTGCTGTTTTTCTTTTGTGAAAAAGGTCTAGGGGCATATATTAAGTAGCATAGGTCCTTACAAAGACACCCTTACAGTAAAATGGAATTACATTCAAAATCTTGGGGTGCCGAAGTCTTCTTCCTCCTGTgttctgataacccacaagtataggtgatcgcaacagttttcgagggtagagtattcaacccaaatttattaattcgacacaaggataaccaaagaatattctcaagtattagcagttgagttgtcaattcaaccacacctggaaaacttaatatctgcagcaaagtagtatggaagtaacggtaacggtggcaaagataacagtagcagttttgtagtaattgtaacaatggcaacggtaaagtaactaagcaaagatcaatatgtgaaaagctcgtaggcattggatcagtgatggataattatgtcggatgcgattcgtcatgcaacagttataacatagggtgacacagaactagctccagttcatcgatgtaatgtaggcatgtattccgaatatagtcatacgtgcttatggaaaagaacttgcatgacatcttttgtcctaccctcctgtggcagcggggtcctattgaaaactaagggatattaaggcctccttttaatagagtaccggaccaaagcattaacacttagtgaatacatgaactcctcaaactacggtcatcaccaggagtggtcccgattattgtcacttcatggttaccggatcataacacatagtaggtgactattgacttgcaagataggatcaagaactcacatatattcatgaaaacataataggttcagatctgaattcatggcactcgggccctagtgacaagcattaagcatagcaaagtcacagcaacatcaatctcagaacataatggatactagggatcaaaccctacgaaaactaactcgattacatgataaatctcatccaacccatcaccgtccagcaagcctacgatgaaattactcacgcacggcggtgagcatgatgaaattggtgatggaggatggttgatgatgatgacggcgacggattcccctcttcggagccccgaacggactccagatcagccctcccgagagagattagggcttggcggcagctccgtatcgtaaaaagcgatgaatccttctctctcatttttttctccccgaacgtgaatatatagagttggagttgaggtcggtggagcctcaggaagcccacgaggcagggggcgcgcccccaccctcgtggacagggtgtgggccccctggtgttgattctttcaccagtattttttatttattccaaaaatattctccgtgaagtttcaggtcattctgagaacttttatttctgcacaaaaataacaccatgacaattctgctgaaaacaacgtcagtccgggttagttccattcaaatcatgcaagttagagtccaaaactagggcaaaagtgtttggaaaagtagatacgttggagacgtatcaactccccaagcttaaatctttgcttgtcctcaagcaattcagttgacaaactgaaagtgacaaagaaaaacttttacaaactccttttgctcttgttgttgtaaatatgtaaagcgagcattcaagttttcagcaaagattatgaactaaccatattcacaataacatttaggtctcatgtttactcatatcaatggcataatcaactagcgagcaataataataaatctcggatgacaacactttctcaaaacaatcatatatgatataataagatggtatctcgctagcccttttctgagaccgcaaaacataaatgcagagcgcctctgaagatcaaggactgagtagacattgtaattcatggtaaaagagatccagtcacagttaTACTCAATgcaaactaatagtaatgcatgcaaatgacagcggtgctctccaactggtgcttttaataagaggatgatgactcaacataaaagtaaatagataggcccttcgaagagggaagaagggatttgtagaggtgccagagatcgatttttgaaatagagataaataacattttgagtggcatactttcattgtcaacataacaaccgagagatctcgatatcttccatgctacacacattataggcggtccccaaacagaatggtaaagtttatactccccctccaccaacaagcatcaatccatggcttgcctgaaacaacgggtgcctccaactaacaacagtcctgggggagttttgttgcaattattttgatttggtttgagcatgggactgggcatcccggttaccggccattttcccgtgagtgaggagcggagtccactcctcatgagaataacccacctagcatggaagatacagacaaccctagttgatacatgagctattcgagcatacaaaacagaatttcatttaaaggtttagagtttggcacatacaaatttacttgaaacggcaggtagataccgcatataggaaggtatggtggactcatatggaataactttggggtttatggaagtggatgcacaagcagtattcccgcttagtacaagtgaaggctagaaaaagactgggaagcgaccaactaaagagcgacaacagtcatgaatatgcattaaaattaatcaacactgagtgcaagcatgagtaggatataattcaccatgaacataaatatcgtggaggctatgttgattttgtttcagctacatgcgtgaacatgtgccaagtcaagccactcgaatcgttcaaaggaggataccaccctatcataacatatcacaaccattttaatagcatgttgacacgcaaggtaaaccattataaactcctagctaattaagcatggcatgggcagctataatctctaattgtcattgcaaatatgtttcattcataataggctgaatcaggaatgatgaactaatcatatttacaaaaacaagataggtcgagttcataccagcttctctcatctcaatcaggccatcatatatcatcattattgcctttcacttgcacgaccgaacaatgtggataataataatagtgcacgtgcattggactaagctggaatctgcaagcattcaatacaagggagaagacaaggtaatatgggctcttggttaaatcaacaataatgcatataagagccactcaacattttcatcatggtcttctcctctcgacccccaaagaaaagaaaagaaacaaaactatttacacgggaaagctcccaacaagcaaaagaagaacgagaaatctttttgggttttcttttaattattactactacaggcatggaaagtaaactagctaaaagctacaactaattttttttggttttttcttaaggtttttcaaacacacaagaagaatgcttagaaaagaaaataagcaagcatggatagtacagtgaaaaagtatgagcaccgacaactagaatgggtgtgtgaacatgaatgtaatgtcggtgagaaatacgtactcccccaagcttaggcttttggcctaagttggtctatgcccatggatcaaagtggtcctctcctgtgtactgaggagggtcctcggggtgccactggttggcgatctcctctggatcccactgataaacagactgtcGATCAGGGTCCAGGGGTGGCTCCAGCTCAGGCTCTGGAACTGGTGTCAGGCTCCAGTATGCATGAACGGCCTCCGACAAGATGAGGTACGTGCCTAAAAATATGTTAAACAAAGAGGGCGCAGGCAAGGTAATAACCTCATAGTGAGTTTTGCAAAAAATCAAATTATACTTAAGCAgtttcttcttatttttaacaataaagtcatgtgctaccatactcttataatctagaaaaacaggaggcaacaacttttcttctttctcataatgcctaataggtatctcaaagtgtgcagcaagatgagctagaacacgggtttgagctatgggaggattttttttctagaggaagaagaagtgtgtgggtgctggaataagtggaggggggccacgtggggtccacgaggcagggggcgcgccctccaccctcgtgggcacaTGGTGgatccccctggtgtgttctcaatgccagatattcttaaatattctacaaaaaatcatactTCATTctcaggacatttggagaacttttattttcggggtattttttattgcaaggataattcagaaaacggacagaaaatactatttttactttatttaatctaaataacagaaaataaaaggaggatatagagagttgtgctttctaacttcatccgtctcatgctcatcaaaaggaatccactaacaaggttgatcaggtcttgttaacaaactcttttcgaataacctgaaaccggagaattttcgaataacactaggttacctcaacggggatatgcatgtccccaacaatatgaatatcatatttcttcttgacaatatgaagaggaaattcaaaacctccaatagtaattgttgaagtttttccaatagaatttatactgtggacttgaggttgtttccttggaaagtgtaccgtatgctcattaccattaacatgaaaagtgacgttgcctttgttgcaagcccctgcagtattcaaaaagggtctaccaaggataatcgaca
The sequence above is a segment of the Aegilops tauschii subsp. strangulata cultivar AL8/78 chromosome 6, Aet v6.0, whole genome shotgun sequence genome. Coding sequences within it:
- the LOC109783127 gene encoding CRIB domain-containing protein RIC10, with amino-acid sequence MAVKMKGIFKGLRIFSHMFAQKEHEMEIGFPTDVKHVAHIGLGTSDTSPSWMNEFKSAEDLSAGSLSTAEQSRQTSWTSTDFEPARSMLPTEINFPDRPAQESSSCPPRGPRKARRKKTRTSSPTSSARSSSSRSRASFATAFDDFNESQRGLRVV
- the LOC109783130 gene encoding uncharacterized protein — encoded protein: MAKGAGYGLGFACFALVAAMAGAAQFKVGGDSGWSVAGASKESYNTWAMKNRFQVGDTLVFVYPKDKDSVLVVQPADYNACNTSSYDKKFADGNTVFALDHAGAFFFVSGVEANCRANEKLIVMVLAGRNGTGTAAAPPPSSPAAPAPATSSPPPAASSPPPATPPSPLPAAPAPSAPSPTSAPPPASASAPPPASSPASAPPTSSPTAPASPPLPTPSAPTGAPPMAPSANAPAGADGGSTNSTGTSSSPPPAGSNEQNGATLTVTGAAGLAGSAAACIVGYAMLAL